GCCGGACGAGGTTCGTCACCTGCTGTCGTCGCCACGCTTCCCACTCGTCGTCGGTGTGGTCGGGCGTGTCGTCGCGGCCGGTCTCCTCGCGGAAGCGTTCGAGCGCGACCTCGTTGTAGCCCCAGACCTGATACAGCGCCTCGGCGGGCGTTGGGTACCGAATGTAATCGAGGTTGATGCCGTCCACGTCGTAGTTCTCCACGATGCTCCGAGCGGTCCGCGCGAGGTAGTCGGCCGCGCCGGGGTGGCCGGGGTCGAAGTAGTATTTGTCGTCCTGCTGGACCGCGCCGTCCTCGCGGACGCTGACCCACGGGTCGTCGCTGTCCGGGCCGTGGCGGTTGAAGACGTGTTCCTCGGACTCGGGCGGCTCGGCGTCGTTCCACATCTGGTTGACGACCATCCACGCGTCCACCTCGATGCCCGCGGCGTGGGCTTCTTCCACGAGTGTCTCCAGCGGGTCGAACCCGTCGGCGATGTCGGCCTCGGTTCGGGGCGGGAGCGCCTCGTCGCCGAAGAAGTCCGCGCGCCGGACGACCTCCGCGACGATGACGTTGAGGTTGGCGGCCTTCGCTTCGGCGACGAGATTCGACACCTGCTCGGGCGTGTAGAGGCCGTCGTTGAAGGCATCGACCCAGTAACCGCGGAACTCCTCTGTCGATTCGTTGGCGTCGGCGTTCGCGTCGGCATCGTCGTTCGCCTCGGCCGTGGCGATTGCATTCGGTGCGACCGCGAGCGCCGCGGTACCCGCGCCGACACCCTTCACGAAGTCGCGTCGGTTCGCCGTCACGCCGACCACCGACCCGCGGTCCGCCCGGTGATGGGTCCGGTTGGCCGAGATTCGGTGTGACGGGGTTCGGCGTGGCGGGGTTCGGTGTGGCAGAGTTCGGCGTGACGGATTCCGGAATCGGAGCGTCGGCGAGTCGATACTGGCGGCTTCTCGTTGCTTGCTAACATCCAAAGCGATATTTTCGCTCTTTCTTGATAAAGATTCCCAAGGTTTAAATCCGGAATCGAACGTCGGTCCCCGACGACCGACTTCCGCCGACGAGAGCGCGCCGCTCGACCACCCACGGTAACATAGGCCATAGTTTTATAACCGGCGACCAATCATTGACACGATAGCATGTCGTATTACCTCAAGCGGATAGGGCAATCAGTGGTGGTCTTCTTCGTCACGGTCACCGCGACGTTCGCCCTCTACCGCATGCTACCCTTCGGCCCGGTCGAGATGATGCGGGTCAACCTGATGAACCAACTCGTCCAGCAGGGGAGTCCGACCCCACAGCAGGTCGAGAAGATAAACCGGATGGTCGAAGCGTACACGGGCATCAACCCCGACAAGCCGTGGTACGTCGCGTACTACGAATATCTCCACGATATCGTCCTCTATCAGGACTTCGGGGTCTCCATCGTCAAGCGCGAACCCGTCTTCGACATCCTCTTCGAGGCGATGCCGTGGTCGCTGTTCATCAGCATCTACGGTCTCGCGCTCGGGACGACGGTCAGCCTACTCCTCGGGGCGGCGATGGCCTACACCGAGGGGAGCCGCTTCGACACCGGCATGACCATCTTCTCCATCCTCAACACGACGATTCCCTACTATATCGTCGCCATCGTCGCACTCATCGTCTTCTCGTTCAATTTGGGGTGGTTCCCCAGCGGGGGCCGCATGACCCAAGGCACCACGCCGGGGTTCAACTACCCCTTCATCGCGGGCATCGTGGAACACGCCGCGCTCCCGATTCTCTCGTCGTTCGTCGCTGGCTTCGGGGGCGCGCTGGCGTTCCGAGGTAACTGCATCCGTGAGATGGGGAAAGGCTACATCCGCCTCGCGCGACTCCGGGGCATCAGTCAGGGCCGCATCGCGATTCGCTACGTGGGCCGCAACGCGCTCCTACCGGTCTACACCAGCATCATGATGGGCATCGCCAGCCTGTTCGGGAGCAGTATCATCCTCGAAACCATCTTCAACTACCCCGCGATGGGGTTCGTCACCTTCGAGGCGCTGATGGACCGCGACTACCCGCTCATCATGGGGTCGTTCGTCTTCTTCACGAGTCTGACCCTGCTGGGCATCCTCGTCGCCGACCTGACCTACGGTATCATCGACCCGCGCGTCAAGGGAGGTGCCGAACGTGAGAGCTACTGACGACGACACCCCGAGCGACGACACGCCGACGCGAGACGACGATTCTGGACGCGATGTGCGGACCGACGGCGGTCTGGACGACGGGGGCGATGCACGAACCGACGGCGGCACGGGCGACGAGACCGTCTTCACCCGAACCTCGGACGTGCCGACGCTCACGAGACGCGAGAAGGCCCGCCGAACCTTCGACCGGCGAATCTACGCGCCGCTGGCGGTCCTCGTCCGCGACTGGCGCGCGGTCGTCGGCGGGACCATACTCGTGACCTTCCTTCTGACCGGCCTCGTCGCGTGGGTCTCGGCCTCGAACTGGTGGCTCCTCGAAAGCGTCGTGTTGGTCGAACAGCCCTCCGTCATGGAAGGCCCCATCTTCACGCCGCCGTTCCAGTCGATGGCGTACCCCCTCGGGACCGGCGTGATGGGCAAATCCATCTTCGAACAGCTCGTCCACGCCGCACCCGCGATGATACAGATGATTCTGGCGGGGGCGCTCCTCTCGGTGACTATCGGCACGCTCATCGGGACCGTCGCGGGCTACCGCGGCGGTGCCATCGACAAGGTGCTAATGTCGCTAACCGACGTGGTGCTGACGATTCCCGGTATCGCGCTCATCATCGTCCTCGCGGCCATCTGGGAGCCGCGCAGTCCGCTCATCGTCGGCCTCCTGCTCGGCATCGACAACTGGCCGCGGCTCGCGCGGACCATCCGGTCGGAAGTGCTGTCGGTCCGCGAGGAGTCCTTCACCGAGGCCTCCCGCATCATGGGTCTCTCGCAGTTCACCATCCTCCGACGGGACATCATCTCGAACCTGATGCCGTACATCTCCATCAACTTCGCCAACGGCGCGCGGACCATCATCTTCGAGTCGGTCGCGCTGTACTTCCTCGGCATCCTGCCGTTCACCACGCTCAACTGGGGCGTGATGATGAACGAGGCGTACAACGGGGCGGACCTGACGAACCCCTCACAGCTCCACTGGCTGTTCGCACCGATGCTGACCATCGCGGTCGTTTCGCTCGGATTCATCCTGTTCGCGCAGGGGCTGGACCGCATCTTTAACGTCCGTCTCCGGGCGCGACACGAGAGTACGACCGCGGACGCCGAATCACAATGACGATGCCACGACAGCTTCCACGACCGACAACCGAGTCGAACCGCACCCGACCCGGCCGAGACGACCGGGGCAACCGGCGCGACCGAACCGGCCGACAGAACCGAATCGGCCGCCGCGACCGGCCGACCGGCCGAGCCGACTGCCATAGATATAAGTTCCCCACGGGAAAGGGTGACACATGGCGATGAACGACGACGCCAAGCAGGGCTACCGAGTCGAGGACGACCACGGGCCGCTGGTCCGACTGTCGCTGGCGGTCCGGAGTTCGTTCCTCGCGTTCGTGGCGACGCTCGGGGTGGTGTTCCTCCTGTTGGCGTTGCTCCTCTCCGAACACGTCCCCGTACTCACGCACGGCGTCCTCTCGGGGATGCTCGCGGTGTTGAGCGCGAGTGCGTTCCTCTACGCCGCGTTCGGCCACCTCGCGCTCCGGCTCATCGGGTACCGCTGACGCAGACGACAACGACGACTACAATCATGGCTTCACGAATCCAGACGAACGCGGCCGAGGAGGACCCCGACGAGGAGGTCGTCCTCGAAGTCCGCGACGCGAACGTATCGTTCGACATGAGTCGAGGCGAGTCCCGCGTCCTGCGGGACGTGGACCTACAGGTCCGGCGGGGCGAGACGATCGGTATCGTCGGCGAGTCGGGGTCGGGCAAGTCGATGCTCGCGTCGGCGATGCTCGACGCCGTCGTGGACCCCGGCCAGTTGAGCGGGGAGGTCATCTTCCACCCCGACGAGGGCGACCCGGTGGACGTGCTGTCGCTGTCCGAGCGCGAACAGACCGAACTGCGCTGGAACGAGATTTCGTTCGTCATTCAGGCGGCCCAGAGCGCGTTCAACCCGACGATGACCGTCGGCGCGCACTTCGAGGAGACACTGCGCGCCCACGACCGGGACGTGACCGAAGGGATGGAGAGCGCGACCGAGTTGCTGGAAGACCTCTATCTGCCCGCCGACCAAGTGCTTCGCTCCCATCCCCACGAACTCTCGGGCGGGCAGAAACAGCGCGCGCTCATCGCGCTGAGTCTCATCCTCGAACCGAGCGTGCTGGTGATGGACGAGCCGACCGCCGCGCTCGACCTGCTGATGCAGCGGTCCATCATCAGCCTCCTCGCCGACTTGAAGGAGAAGTACGACCTGACGCTGGTATTCGTCACCCACGACCTGCCGCTGGTCGCGGACATCGCCGACCGCCTCGCGGTGATGTACGCCTTCGAACTCGCGGAGGTCGGCCCGACCGACGCCGTGGTCGAGGACCCCGCCCACCCCTACACGCGGGCGCTCCTGAAGGCCGTGCCGAACGTCTCCGACGAGGAGATAGAGGTCGCGGGCATCTCGGGAGCGAGTCCCGACCCGGTGAACGTCCCGGAGGGGTGTTCGTACCACCCGCGGTGTCCGCTGGCCGACGACGAGTGTCGGCGCAACGACCCCGACTTCGAGTCGGCGGGCGAGGACCACGAAGTGACCTGTTTCCACTGGGAGGACGCCGCCGACGAGATTCCCCTCGACACGGGAGGGAACGATGAGTGAAGACGACCGAGCGACCGCGGGCGACCGCGCAACGGCGACCGAGAACCGAGACCCCGTGGTCAGCCTCGACGACGTGGAGGTCCACTTCACGAAGGAGCGACTCCTCGGACTCGCGGGGTCCGAGACGGTCCGGGCAGTAGACAGCGTCTCCTTCGACGTGTACGAGAACGACGTGGTGGCGCTGGTCGGCGAGTCGGGATGCGGCAAGACCACGCTCGGCAAGACCGCCATCGGCGTCCAGCGACCGACCGGCGGCACCCTGCGCTACCGCGGACAGGACGTGTGGGCGACGAAGGACGACGGCCCGCCGGAGGGCGGCTACACCCACGACGAGATTCGCCGCGCGCTCCAGATAATCCACCAAGACCCCGGTAGCTCGCTGAACCCTAACTACACCGTCAGGTCGGCGCTGGCCGCGCCGCTGAAGCAGTGGCGCTCGGACATGAGCGAGGCCGACCGGCAGGCCCGCATCTACGGCCTGCTGGAGTACGTCGGGATGACGCCGCCGAGCGACTACGCCGAGCGGTACCCCCACCAGCTCTCGGGCGGCGAGCAACAGCGGGTGGCGCTCCTCCGGGCGCTGTTGATGAACCCGGACGTGATTCTGGCCGACGAAGCTGTGTCGGCGCTGGACGTGTCCCTGCGCGTCGAGATGATGGACCTCTTTCTCGAACTCCAAGACGAGTTCGACACCTCCTACGTCTTCATCTCCCACAACCTCGCCAACGCGAAGTACCTCACCCAGAAGGCGGGCGGACGCATCGGCATCATGTATCTGGGTGAACTCGTGGAGATAGGCACGCCCGAGCAGATAATTCACAACCCTCAGCACCCCTACACGAAGGTTCTGCTCTGGGCGACCGCCGACGTACACAGCCACGGCGAGGTCGAGGAGCCCCCGGTTCGGTCGCTCGACATCCCGGACCCGGCGGACCCGCCCTCGGGCTGTCGGTTCCACACGCGCTGTCCGGAGGCCCGCGAGGCCTGCAAGCGCACCAGTCCGGAACTGGCCGACGACGGCGACGGGCGGCGCACCGCCTGTTTCCGCACCGACGAGGACCACGAGTACTGGGACAGCGACCCGCTCGAAGACGAGGAAGACGACGTGCAGATGAACGCGCTCTCGGACTGAGAGCGGTCGATTCACTTCCGATTGCTACTGTTCTCCCGCGACGAGACTCCGTAGTTCGGTCAGCCGGTCGATTTCGTACGTCGGCTCCTCGGGGAGGCTGTATCCGTCGCGGTGCGGGCGGCGGACGAACGCCGAGTCGAGACCCGCCTCGCTGGCCGCGAGTACGTCCGCGGCGCTGTCGCCGACGTAGAGCGCCGAGCGCGTGCCGAGGTCGTCCAGCGCGCGTTCGAGGTAGTGGGTCTCGGGCTTCATCCGCCGGAACCCCTCGACGGTGGGGTCGCGGCCGTAGACCGCCCCGAAGTGGTCGCCGAGGTCGAACTCTTCGACCATGAACGCGATGGTCTCGTGCTGGTTGTTCGAGACGATGCCGAGGTCGTGGCCTTTCGCGAGCGCCGGAAGGACCGAACAGTCGTCGTAGAGGTCGCGCTCGCCCCGCTCCATCATCCCCTGTTGGAGCTTCGAGACGCGACGCTCGCGCTCGGGCCAGAACTCCTCGAAGGCGACGCCGTGGCGCTCGCAAACCGCCCGCATCTCCGGGACCGCGGCGGTGCCGAAGAAGGCGTCTCGCTCCTCGGGAGTCGGGTCGGCGTCGAACGCGCGGAACGTCTCGGCGACGGCTTCGCCGTACACGTCGGGGTGGTCGGCGTGCCGACGCAGGAGGACGCCGTCCACGTCGAACACGACGGAATCGTACATAGAGGAGGGCAGTCCGCCGGGCGACAAGAATGTACTGGTCGGGGCGGTGGAGACACTGGTCGAGCGGGTCGAGACGGTGGGCGGGGCGTTGCGGGGGTAGTTTTAAGCGGGCCGCCTCCGGACTTGCATCCGATTCGAGCATGCGAGCAATCGTTACCGACGGCGACGGCGAGGTCTGGGAGGAGCGACGCGAGCGACCCGAACCGGCCCCCGGCGAGGCGCTGGTCAGGATTCGAGCGGTCGGCATCTGTGGGAGCGACCTCGGTCTCGTGGAAGGGGAGGGACCGCCGTGGACCGACTACCCGCTGGTTCCGGGTCACGAGGTCTGCGCCGAGGTCGTGGAGTTGGGCGAGGAGGTCTCGGACCTCTCGGTGGGCGACCGCGTGGCGCTCCACGGGTTCGTCTACTGCGGGACCTGCACGCCCTGCCGGGAGGGCCGCTACTACCAGTGCGACGACCTGAAGGAGGTCGGGTTCACCATCGACGGCGGCTACCGGGAGTACGCCGCGCTCCCCGCCTACACGCTGACGCCGATTCCCGACGCCATCTCCGACGAGGAGGCGTGCCAGATAGACTCGGCGGCCTGCACGCTCCACGCGATGAAGCGCGTCGAGACCGACGTGACCGACACCGCCGCGGTCCTCGGGCCGGGGTCGCTCGGCCTCTACGGCGTCCAGTTGCTCCGCGCGCGCGGCGTCGAGGACGTGATTCTGACAGGCACTCGGGACGAACGACTCGAAGTCGGGGCGGACCTCGGCGCGAACCGCACGGTCAACGTCCGCGAGGAGGACCCCGTGGCCGCCGTCGAGGAGTACACCGACGGCGAGGGCGTCGATATCTGTGTCGAGGCGGCGGGCGCTGGCGACGTGGTGGACACCTGCCTCCAGATAGCGAAAAAGCGCGGGAGCGTCGTCCTGACGGGCGTGTTCGGCGAGCGCAAGGAGATAGACCCCAACCACATCGTCTCGAAGGAGTTGGAAGTCGTCGGGGGCGTCACCGCCTCCCACGCGGTCGAAGACGTGATAGAACTGTTCCGGCGGGGCGACCTCACCACCGAGGGCGTCGTGACCCACGAGTTCCCGCTGGCCGACTACGATGACGCGCTCGACGCCGTGCGGGAACGCCGCGACGGCGTCATCAAGGCGGTTCTGCGGCCCTGATTCGGACGCGTAGTTCGCCACCGGGAGTCGGATTTCGCGGCAATCCTTTTCTATCGTGCGTCTGAAGTTACCCTCATGACAGGTGCTTCGGGGTCGCCGAGACGGACGTTCGAGTGGATAGACGACGCGATTCCCCGCTACGAGTCGTTCTTCACGGTCGAGGAACACCGCGAACGCGGCCGGGCGCTCGCGGCCGACCGCGACCATGTCGAGTACGAGGAGTGCGGCGAGAGCGCGGGCGGCGAGACGCTGTGGGCGGTCACCGTCGGCGAGGGGAGTCGAAGCGCGCTCCTGTTCGGTGCGCCCCATCCGAACGAACCCATCGGGTCGATGACCATCGACTTTCTCCTTCACGAACTCGCAACGAACGACGAGTTGCGAGCGTCGCTCGACTACGAGTTCGTCTGCGTGCCGGTCGCCGACCCGGACGGCGTGCGACTGAACGAAGGCTGGTTCGACGGCCCGTTCACGCTCTCGAACTACGCGCTGAACTTCTACCGGACGCCACCGGACGAGCAGGTCGAGGCGACCTTCCCAGTCGAACGCGAGGACTACTCCTACGACGACCCGACGCCGAAGACGCGGATGCTCGCCGACTTCATCGAGACGCATCGCCCCGAGTTCATCTACAGCTTCCACAACGCGGCGTTCGGCGGCTGTTACTACTACCTCACCGAACCTCTCGAACCGCTCCACGACGCGCTCGCGTCGCTCCCCGAGGAGTACGGCGTGCCGCTCCATCGGGGCGAAGCGGAGAAGTTCGACGCGGAGCAGTACGACAACGCTATCTACCAGCTCTGGACCTTCGCGGACATGTACGAGGACACACGGGACGGCGACGAGGACTCCGAAGACGCGCTCATCGGCGGCAACGCCTACGATTACGCCAGCCGGTTCGAAGACGACGTATTGGAGTTCGTCGTGGAATTGCCGTACTTTCACGACCCGCGGATCGGGGACCGGACGGAACTCGACCGCACCCGCGAGGAGGTCATCCGCGAGGGAGTCCGGCACCGACAGACGCTCGCCGAGGAGATGCGGCGAGGTGTCGAGGCCGTCGCCGAGTACCTCCCGGACACGCCGATGGCGCGGGAAGCGGAGGGTGCCGTCTACCACTTCGAAGACGAGTACGAGGCGAAGTTGGAGTGGGCCGAGTCGGCCGCCGAGACCGACGAGTCGGCGACCGTCGCACAGCAGATAGACGAGCGGTTCCTCAAGCAGTACCACCTGCTGACCTATCTCGGCATGCTGTTGCGGTCCATCGACCACGCCGCGATGAGCGCCGACGAGGAGGCCCGCGAGACGCTGGTCGAGACGAAGGCCGCGCTCGAAGACGCCTTCCACGAGCGAATCGGCGAGATGCGCGACCACCTCGATTACGAGACGATTCCGATATGGAAACTCGTCGCGATTCAAGCCCGTGCGGGACTCCTCTGTCTGGACTACAGACAGAATCGAACCGACACGTAATCCGAGAGCCAAACTATAGATTGTTTAAAGATAGAATAATACGTCTATAAGTA
This DNA window, taken from Halorussus salinus, encodes the following:
- a CDS encoding M14 family zinc carboxypeptidase is translated as MTGASGSPRRTFEWIDDAIPRYESFFTVEEHRERGRALAADRDHVEYEECGESAGGETLWAVTVGEGSRSALLFGAPHPNEPIGSMTIDFLLHELATNDELRASLDYEFVCVPVADPDGVRLNEGWFDGPFTLSNYALNFYRTPPDEQVEATFPVEREDYSYDDPTPKTRMLADFIETHRPEFIYSFHNAAFGGCYYYLTEPLEPLHDALASLPEEYGVPLHRGEAEKFDAEQYDNAIYQLWTFADMYEDTRDGDEDSEDALIGGNAYDYASRFEDDVLEFVVELPYFHDPRIGDRTELDRTREEVIREGVRHRQTLAEEMRRGVEAVAEYLPDTPMAREAEGAVYHFEDEYEAKLEWAESAAETDESATVAQQIDERFLKQYHLLTYLGMLLRSIDHAAMSADEEARETLVETKAALEDAFHERIGEMRDHLDYETIPIWKLVAIQARAGLLCLDYRQNRTDT
- a CDS encoding zinc-dependent alcohol dehydrogenase; its protein translation is MRAIVTDGDGEVWEERRERPEPAPGEALVRIRAVGICGSDLGLVEGEGPPWTDYPLVPGHEVCAEVVELGEEVSDLSVGDRVALHGFVYCGTCTPCREGRYYQCDDLKEVGFTIDGGYREYAALPAYTLTPIPDAISDEEACQIDSAACTLHAMKRVETDVTDTAAVLGPGSLGLYGVQLLRARGVEDVILTGTRDERLEVGADLGANRTVNVREEDPVAAVEEYTDGEGVDICVEAAGAGDVVDTCLQIAKKRGSVVLTGVFGERKEIDPNHIVSKELEVVGGVTASHAVEDVIELFRRGDLTTEGVVTHEFPLADYDDALDAVRERRDGVIKAVLRP
- a CDS encoding ABC transporter permease; protein product: MRATDDDTPSDDTPTRDDDSGRDVRTDGGLDDGGDARTDGGTGDETVFTRTSDVPTLTRREKARRTFDRRIYAPLAVLVRDWRAVVGGTILVTFLLTGLVAWVSASNWWLLESVVLVEQPSVMEGPIFTPPFQSMAYPLGTGVMGKSIFEQLVHAAPAMIQMILAGALLSVTIGTLIGTVAGYRGGAIDKVLMSLTDVVLTIPGIALIIVLAAIWEPRSPLIVGLLLGIDNWPRLARTIRSEVLSVREESFTEASRIMGLSQFTILRRDIISNLMPYISINFANGARTIIFESVALYFLGILPFTTLNWGVMMNEAYNGADLTNPSQLHWLFAPMLTIAVVSLGFILFAQGLDRIFNVRLRARHESTTADAESQ
- a CDS encoding ABC transporter permease, with the translated sequence MSYYLKRIGQSVVVFFVTVTATFALYRMLPFGPVEMMRVNLMNQLVQQGSPTPQQVEKINRMVEAYTGINPDKPWYVAYYEYLHDIVLYQDFGVSIVKREPVFDILFEAMPWSLFISIYGLALGTTVSLLLGAAMAYTEGSRFDTGMTIFSILNTTIPYYIVAIVALIVFSFNLGWFPSGGRMTQGTTPGFNYPFIAGIVEHAALPILSSFVAGFGGALAFRGNCIREMGKGYIRLARLRGISQGRIAIRYVGRNALLPVYTSIMMGIASLFGSSIILETIFNYPAMGFVTFEALMDRDYPLIMGSFVFFTSLTLLGILVADLTYGIIDPRVKGGAERESY
- a CDS encoding ABC transporter ATP-binding protein, producing MSEDDRATAGDRATATENRDPVVSLDDVEVHFTKERLLGLAGSETVRAVDSVSFDVYENDVVALVGESGCGKTTLGKTAIGVQRPTGGTLRYRGQDVWATKDDGPPEGGYTHDEIRRALQIIHQDPGSSLNPNYTVRSALAAPLKQWRSDMSEADRQARIYGLLEYVGMTPPSDYAERYPHQLSGGEQQRVALLRALLMNPDVILADEAVSALDVSLRVEMMDLFLELQDEFDTSYVFISHNLANAKYLTQKAGGRIGIMYLGELVEIGTPEQIIHNPQHPYTKVLLWATADVHSHGEVEEPPVRSLDIPDPADPPSGCRFHTRCPEAREACKRTSPELADDGDGRRTACFRTDEDHEYWDSDPLEDEEDDVQMNALSD
- a CDS encoding ABC transporter ATP-binding protein; amino-acid sequence: MASRIQTNAAEEDPDEEVVLEVRDANVSFDMSRGESRVLRDVDLQVRRGETIGIVGESGSGKSMLASAMLDAVVDPGQLSGEVIFHPDEGDPVDVLSLSEREQTELRWNEISFVIQAAQSAFNPTMTVGAHFEETLRAHDRDVTEGMESATELLEDLYLPADQVLRSHPHELSGGQKQRALIALSLILEPSVLVMDEPTAALDLLMQRSIISLLADLKEKYDLTLVFVTHDLPLVADIADRLAVMYAFELAEVGPTDAVVEDPAHPYTRALLKAVPNVSDEEIEVAGISGASPDPVNVPEGCSYHPRCPLADDECRRNDPDFESAGEDHEVTCFHWEDAADEIPLDTGGNDE
- a CDS encoding HAD family hydrolase; this encodes MYDSVVFDVDGVLLRRHADHPDVYGEAVAETFRAFDADPTPEERDAFFGTAAVPEMRAVCERHGVAFEEFWPERERRVSKLQQGMMERGERDLYDDCSVLPALAKGHDLGIVSNNQHETIAFMVEEFDLGDHFGAVYGRDPTVEGFRRMKPETHYLERALDDLGTRSALYVGDSAADVLAASEAGLDSAFVRRPHRDGYSLPEEPTYEIDRLTELRSLVAGEQ